TCAAAGTAATCTCCTTGTGTAACAGTATACCACTCACAGCAATTCAGCCATGCATGGATCTCTCCCTGAAAGTCTCGTTCTTTAAGCATGATGAGGACATTTGCGATTGGTGGTGGATTTCCCTCAGCGTCAAAACAACAATCCTTCGGCTTAAATCCAGTTTGTTTTGATTGCACcctgtatatatttaaaaaaattccttttgtatatattattttcatctGCATAATGAAATTGTTTTAGTTGTTCAATTTTGAgtaatcattcattcattatttccttttagaAAACGATAGGtgtgacctttttttttataaaatctcATATTGCCTTATTGTTTTCCAGGAGATACTCGGCTAGGACTCCTCTGGACATGTGAGACTCTGTACAACAGGTCCCAGGTATGCTAAGTCACTGTTGTGGTAAACAGGCTATTAATAACTCGTTGATGACTTataattttattaaaaaataatttTATTGATTACATAATTTATTTAATGATAACATCAAGATTTTAAGCAATGTAATTAACCAATTTCAAGTTTTGGATGCAAGAAACATTGCAACAATATAGACTAACAACTGAATTTTGTGTGTTAGCAATGGTTTCTAAACGAAAAAGATGTTGGTATATAAATAGCTAAAGTTGATAGCTATGGTCAGAAAAATATTAACTGCAGTTGGATTTAAGTAAGTTTTCCTGTCATAAAAATCTAGTATACAGTAGAATGTCCATTTAGCAAGAATCATTTCAGTATAATTGGTTTAAAATGACTGAATAAGGGACACAATATCAATTTAAAATGGATATTAACTGTATTCTATTTAGAAAGAATCATTATTGCCACATAATAATGAGCTACTCCTGGCAATGGTGAGGCAAATCAGTCAAGAAAAAAACTGAGAAACCAGTGCACCAAATTTTGCTCCCACTTGGCACTGCTAAAAAGTGTGTGAAACATGAATCTGCAAAAGTTGAGGTTTTGATCCTGAGGGTAAATGGTGAACTCATTCTTTGCTTGTCCCAAAACTTGCCCAGATATCCTTTTgctaataaaaaaattaaaaaatggaaaTAGTTGAAATTGTAATAATAAACATATATGAATGCAGTTATGTATCAAGTTTTGAGCTCAATTGGTTCAAAATGTTTTTTCAGAGtattatttgtcatttttttatgtatttcaacgATGTGAAacccacctaaaaaaaataaaatgctttTGCCTTTTCATGATAGTGAGGTGTGCAATAATGAAGGCAAATAAATCACAAGATATTCCTTATGCAAGCCTAAATTTTAATGACAAATTGGTTGACTATATGACATTTAGCTAGTCGGTGGTTGAGTGAGTAATCCTCAGGAATGATGACGGCAAAATTCTTGTCTATGTACCAATTAACACTGAGTGACTGAAACTATCCCACAAAACTCGAGATTTGTTTAAAGCCAGCTCAGAATCTAAGAGGCCATGATGATATTGTTCTCTTACCTAAAAAACTGCACCTCAGTACTGTATATAGCTTAAGGTTTTACACAAGCCTTGATATAAGGATATGTTCAGATTTTGTAGCTGAGGAACAGTTAATGTGTTGCATGGCATAGAGAAAAGGCTTACAACAGTGAAAATTATATTTGTACCTTAATACATCTTATACCCACTCCATAGAAATCCTGAAGCTGTAACTATCAAGGTTTCTAATTCTTGTGTTCTCTTTTTAATCATTACCTATGCAAATTATTAAATCCTATATTTTTTACAGGTATGCTATGCTACTTCACTAGGAGGAGCCTGGCTGGTGACATTGGGCTGTGTGCTGCTTGGATGTCTGTGTGTCACTGCGACCATAATACTGCTGGCACTCTCCCACTGCCGCCTCAGCACCAGCATCATGACTTATGCCCGCTGGGTGGGGTTTACTGCTAGTAAGTCCATATTTTATCCATATATAGAGGTGACTAACATACCTAATTTACCTTTTTGTTATTTAGTTTGAGGCATAAAGGAAGCAGCACTAGATGTAGGGTAAAGGCATCATTAAATACTGGGTGTAAActaacaaaggaaacaaaagatcTTGTGAAGTGCAAAGGTATGAAAGTAAGAACTAGAAATGATGGATAACAGATGGGCAACCAAAGTAGCAGAGTGGCAACCCACAGATTGTAGTCAGAGGAGAAAGACgatcaggtggagagatgaattaGAAAATTAGCCATAGCAAGATGAAGTACACAAACATGAGACTGAGATAGGCAGaaaacattgggaaaggcctttgccCTTCAGTGGACTATAGTCCATTCACTTATGCTGGATCCCTAGCTCTGCCAGATAAGGACCTTGCTACTGATAAGATATGGGGTTGAAGTTCAATGCTGTTGATGTCACTCTTCACCACTGACACCACTTTCGAAACTTGAAAAGTCACTTTCAGCTCTCTCCCAATTGTGCTCACATTGAGAGCTCTTTTGGGAGCAATGGGAGGCTCATAAGGAGTCAAGGGTCAAGAGCTGTATGGCAGCCTAGGAATCATGCTGACCCATAAATCTCCACGCAAACTTCAAAATTATGATGGAAAAAGGCAGACCAGAAAAACCCGTCACTCGCCCTTAACCTGGCAACCGGAAAAAAATGTCACCCGTCCCTTAGGGGTTAATAACCAAGCTCCATGTATCCATCCCCAGTCACTCTGGTCTGCAGGGACCCCCCAACAACATGTGTCTGTCACCAAACTCATGGTGGACTTGCATATAGgattttttttgtcaaatttcTTTTTTAAATGATGAGTTAACCTGACTTCCATAAGTATGAGCCACAGACGTGGATGACAGGCAAACCTGTCATTGGTATGTTAAAGGGTTAATATAGCTCATCCTCTACACAAAGCAGGCAAATTTTGTTAACCTAATAAGATCAAAGAGTGATTGTACAACTTGTTTAAAACTCaataaggtaaaaaataaagcaaTTATGGTGAGTAAAGTCAGAGGATAATGTTTGATGTTTATATATGCTTATACATAGAGCACTGGTAGGGTTTTATTGAAGGGGCCTGCTGGTTGGCCCCATCCCATTAGTGGTACAGACAAAATGCTTTATAGTGGCATCATCTTTGCATGGCATGGTGCTAGAAATAGTCACTGATGCTGCTGACCTGCATTTTCTAGATTAATTGTCATGATTGTAgttataaaataaatatttttttcctttcagtgGTGCTGTTTTGTCTTGCTGCTGTGGTCTTTCCCATGGGATTTTATGTTGAAGAAATTGGGGGTGAACCATACCAGCTCCCCAACAGCTTCCAGGTTTGTTAGTGGCATATTATAGTTGACTTACATCAATAAGTTTTCATGTAGGaattttctgcttttatttttgTAATTATAGGCTTGAGTGGCTTGCTCATTtggtaggagcagcgagtagcgggcttttttttttattaatgtttacttttttgtgcccttgagctgtctcctttgctgtaaaaaaaaaaaaaaatacataccaaaGGCTAGTATTCCTTTGAGGCTAGACATGAATGTACAACCCACCTACAGGAACATGTTTTTATTTTGACCATCATATGAAGGGCTAACAATGATTAAATGGAATTGGCACAAACTAAAGGTGCTATTTTAATGAGATTTATCAGGTAGCAGAAGAAGGGGGGGGGTGGGGACAagagcaaggtggtggtggtggtgagggcggcaGTGCTTGTAAAGTTGCAAACAAAGCAAAGTATGAGGTGTGCCAGATGTGTTCGAAAAGTTAGTTTTGGATGAACAAGTTTTAAAGCCTTATATCTGGTGCACACATATCTAAACTATCATTGTATTTGACAATTAACTATTCTGTGTGCCTATACTATTAAAAAATAAAATCATCAATGAGCAGCCTTGTTCCTCTTGCTCAAGGCCAATGAGGGCTGAAGAGGGAAGCAGTCTCTATTCCTTTGTCCTATTCTACATTATCATCACTTGTTGTAAACTTGTAGAAATATCATTCGTGTGCTTGTGTCACGTTTTCAGCACTATAGTGTGTTTTCAGTACTACAGTAagagttctttgtgctttaacaatgtcccccagaaagatggttaaaagggatggtgctacaaagaagaaaacaagaatggcAGATACTATGCTTGCAACAGGAACTGGGGGCGAGCCTCGGTAGCTTGTATGCcatcctggacgtgactgactcacattcaccctccatctcggacgatatgttgggttagcttcacgttggtgaTCGAACGTGGTTCTAGTGCTTCTAGAATAAAGGAACTGTGGCTGTTGAACAGCGGTGCGAAGCCTACGCCCTGAGCGTAGTAAGTGCTTGTGGGAGTCTCCATAACAACCGTAACAAATTGATTTGAGTTTCATATTACGCATCATTGCTATTTGTCAGTAAAATTTCTTtaattctataaaaaaatatgtaaatttatttttacataaaaaaaaattgatatggGACCCatttaatgggatttacattaatttcagtgtgaaaattcgttttggtttacgagtgttctGGTGTACGAGCAAAATTCCGGAACAAATTAAACTTGTAAACCGAGGCTTGACTGTATATGGCAAGGATGGAAGTAgggagtagaggtggtggtggatgagcaGGGGAGGAAACCAGGCATGCttgttgcttcctcttctttgtgtTATATGTGCCATTGCTGCATTTTCTTTCAGTTATAATTTATTAAAATTACATATTTTCCAACAGGTTGGCTACTCGTACATTTTCTTTGTGCTGGCGCTCTGGATGACTGTAGTCTCCGAGCTGTTTGCAGGAAAGGTCTGCCTCCCACACTTCTAGAAGAAAGAAGTTTCTTCTTCAGATCCTGTTATGAGTTCCTGTCTTCAGCAACTCACCCCAAATCTTGGAATAGGTATGGTTTTAGCAGGGAGAGAGTAGGTGTGTGGTGAGTGACTAAATTTGCTTGGAAGGAATGGTACATTTCATGATTTTTTCAAACTATTAAACGACTGTAtagaatagaaaataatatatataattgtgCATACACATGACAACTTTCTCTTAGTGCGACAGCATAATGATGCACTAAAAGTAACTTGTATTGTCTCACTGTTTTTGTTGTCTGCTCATCCCTTACCTGATTGAGATGCTACATGTTTACCATCAGTGTACATTGCTGTCATACTTAATATTCAAATTTCTAATTATGCTGCTGTATCCATTTATTGGTTCAGGAGCACTAATTCATCATTAGGCACCATGGCCTCCATGGcatagtggttagcatgcctgtATGTCTGTGGGCCTGTATTCAATCCCAGTTTGGGCAATAGGCACCCAGGCTATTCGCTGTTTGTCCACTCAATCCATTTGGGTTGGttgataaataggtacctggggaacTTGGAAAACATAAAAAATATTGCTGTCTCTGGAAAACCGGACGGCACACCGGCCCTGTGCCACTACAGGGTCAAAAGCTAGTgtggcggagatgagcacagagacCACACACAGCTTAATGTATGCCCACAAAGGAAAAGAGCAGTAACAGCATGGATGTAATGCACAAGCTGAATATTTTCCTTTCAATGGGTAATTTCTTCTAGTCATGATAAGGAAACCACTCAGGGTATGAAAATTTTTATTCCACTCCTCAAAATCATTGCAACAAATGATGTGGTGTCATAGCTTTTAAtgttacacatttttttcaccttACTCTTGTGGATGGAATATATCTGGCCAGCCAATAAAAAGACCAAtccaaaaaaaattattaaaattacaATAATCTGACTGGTAAAATTTCAAATGCCAGCACAGCAGTGCTGTTTACTTTCGGCTGCCGACACCGCACCAATACAATAGCACTGCAACCCTTGCAAAGGGCATCCCCGCTCTATAACTGAACAACTGAACCTTGCCTTCAGTTCAATTGCACTCTCCCATTGTTTGTGGAAACTACTGCATGCTGTAACTATACTACAGATAATAATTTAGCTCAACCATGAGTATTCCAATACACCTGTCACCTCTTCTTCGCAGGGGTTAGGGGACATGGACACCTACAAATAGCAAATTTCTGTAAATGTCTGACATGCCCCCCTCAAAAAAAGCCTCTAGACCTGCAAATATAACACTGAGCAATTTTATACCAATTAAAGCATCTCCGTTAATTGAAAGCAGCATAAAATATAAATAGCATCATTCATCAGCCGTACATTCTCTGAACTGTACTGCAATGCATGCTTCTTATAAATATGTAGTCATTAAAATCTCATTTTACTGTTGGGTACTCACCACAAAGTCTCTGCAATTTAATTTTTCAACTTAGGATTTTTGAGCATTAATACCATGCCaattatttactaatgaatgcttttttctatgaaaataaagtacTGAAAATATGAAACCGAAAATAAAAATGAGTAACTACAAGCATCTGTTCAACTGATAACCTTCAACAAACAGACAATGTGTTGGTGTGGTGATAGGCCTTACTTACATGGGCAAGTAGAGAGGCAAGTCAAATGTGCAAGTAGCCAGCTCTCATTTATGCAAGGTAAGTAATTTTGGCAAGTGCTGTATGCACATAGCAAGTGATTTGAGGAAGTAGCCTCCTAGTCTGTGCTGTGTTTGGCCCTTACATGTATACCCCTCAACCACCTTGCAGGTATTTTTGAAAGTATTTAACACAACAATTAGGAATAACTAAAAAGTGTGTTTTTCTTCACAATGGCTGTCCTGCAACTGAGCTTGAGAGAGATATGACCAAGGATGTGTTCACACAAGCCAAGTAAGTGGCAGTTAGCTTGCCAGTGATGGGCAGGGGGGAATTACCTCAAAATAGAACTGCTGGCTATTCATTTGCCTTGCCCTGCAGCTTGCCTCTTACATGACTAGCCAGGTATTCTCGGCAAGTATGTGTCTACACATGGAAAGTACTAACTTGTAGCAAGTTACTTGCACATTTGACTTGCCTCTCTCCTTGCCAGGTGTAAATGAGTCCTTGCCGTCTCAGCAGCCCTACCACCGTGCCAACACCATCTGTTTCAGACTTTGTAGTAATGATTTTATTATTACCTGATTTTTGTAGAAAACTGCATTCATAGTATATATTTTGCATGATATACTATGCTTAGTTACCACACTGAAAAAGAAAATTGCAGACACTTTGTGGTGACTATCTACCAGTGAAGTGAGATTTAAATGACTATGTATTTGTAAGATTTACATAAATACAGCACAGTTTATAGTATGTATAGCTGATTTTTTATGCTGCTTCATGTATGCATACATCACCCTCTCTGCGAATAAAACCTACAGATGAAAGATTTTTATTTACCAGAGTTACAATGAACACTGCCACCATTGGTCTTCAAtggtaagaaaaaggagaggaagtgaggagtcAGTACAGATTTCATTTTATACAAAGACAAACTGGTAAACATGGGAGAGTGGGGTGGGATGGGTGGACAAACCCTTATCTGTGCAGTCAGGTCACCTCACCTCCCCCGCTATGATGGACAGACAGGGGGATTAAAGGGACCAGAACCTCATCATTGAATTTAAGGTGAAAATACcttcatttaacccggtagcagcgacggaccaaatttgtggctttaccatatagcagcgatgggcaaaatttgtgccatgatttaacctcCCCcagatagatgatacataatgttacgccacccccccctaccacacaccatacacgggcaggcaggtagcgtgatccccaccagaacaaccacacgggcaccagtcactcacagcggcccacacagaacaccgaggggagcaggaacggggcagggcacaaaggatacacgttcaacactaagttctagtttaatgacaggttcctcacacagtacagagtacagcaactttcaaggcacagaacagttagttaatcaggcacagtacaggggcacggcagacacgcacaccggatgcacacagctcgcgagcggagcagctcaacactctctcaagcccaggcacgcgtcttctcccctacaactcctcagccacccttgctcccccactgctcgactcagcacttcctgcccggcggcccggcggccccgggccccctctgtctctcttgtcccaacaagtagagttgcaccatgctgagctaacattgcatcatgctacaatttcctcacattacacatacaatcattcacgtacagcacattcgtaacactatcccccccttcagaaggcagtcgacccggctgccccaacattcaacaaacaaaacatgaaattaatcaaactaatcagtcccctgggacatcactaaagtctcttaaccatcccggccgacgcctctctcgccgagggcgccgctgggatgcgggcggcggcaggcaggcggtggcacccagagcggcgtcatcggccccaagtccttgctcagggtcgtcactgacatctgccgcttcgcccgcaccgcccatgttctcgttcgccccttggtcgacctctgacacgtccccttcgccgctgctggggctcacgtccttcttgcgccggtcgtatgtctccttcatggcctggcctgccaccttgagcttgccccgtacgcgtcggtgcacctcagccaggctttcctgcagtgccgctgctaagccagaggtgacggtgggcaagctcacgtcgggaggcagccccgtggccaaatccaccggtagcctgagctcccggccgaacactgaacacagaaaaatacatgcaatacacataaatcagtctgtcctccaccacgtcctccacagtctcttctcgcgcccccaaggggctccgcctgtcagccacgccgtcgaccagccgccagtcctcagtgggctcttccacgccatccgctccaggtgacgctcgggacagtcgacaccggctcctggcctccaccctcggggcaaggtgccctcgctcagccgtgactacctccccacgcagccatgctcgaaaacctcctggaagcaaagggcaccattccggtcaccctctccagctcccgtccgaggccaccacgagccttactggcctgcgtcaggtagtcgaagcccagcaagcacggctcgtctcgatcggcgacgtccatcggccggcgctccacagcgctgcctacgccgatacgagcctccactggcccttccagcagcacacactaccccgggtcaggccgcgccgagcactcctcagcccccggtgtacactgtcacgcgtcgtggctacaaccgctaagcctcccactggcaacacgctggtcgggcggcggcagcttactcaaggcggggcccgagggcgggagacggctggaggtcggctcccttctccagcccgtccgcgcttcccgcccgTGCCGCGTCCCTGGACCTGGGACAGGTgctcaagcggtggcctgactggccacagtccttacagcgcGGCTGGAGAGCTAcggggctcagccggtcgagggaacgcgtccttcgctcccccaggcaccgactgcacctatgccccctcttgccacagcccccgcacgagccacggagaccctccgggctcgcgttcatcgacgctgccttcatcttcaccttcgccatccggccccggaagtcatggcagggcggggcggccgccgctaggccgctggtcatcgtcaatgccccgaactccaaggccctcgtcagcgcgtcgtcggtccacggcagggggtgggagtcctcgccagtctcgtccctcagcgcccggcagtcctcacagaagcgctgcgtgccgtccttcttcatatcccggacgactgctgagggccacggactgtctgtccgctccatcaccccctgcgccgccagcccGTTGACGGCGCGCTGTGGTTCCTCCCGCCTgaccggcacgacacgtcggggcgggctcctggtgggcacactatttcccgtgttgatgttgtgcttcaccaaccccgtgcagcccagatccaagtcacccctgctaaacacgtccgcgcaccgagccagggtgtggcgcgccttcgtctgcgcctccgtcaggtgagcggcgctccggtgcgccgaatcctccaggaagtcgggcagcggcctcacagcggccgactccgcgctccccAACGCCTCCTCTAGttgctccacctcctcacaggtgcccagcttggcaccagcgggtactttccgagcctcgtcggaggagttagccaccagcaccgtgactgactcctcccccgctccttcgagactccgtccggctgccacaccatcaggcagctgcaggccctccgtggactccaccgcgtcttccgctggcatcgcgtccgacccGCAACACAGGACCTTcctggcctccgtccccggggcaaggtgcagtcgctccgccgcgactacctctgcacagccgaccttcgggagcaaaggcgcctgtccgcgcagcctctccagctcccgtccaaggtcggcacaggcctcgccctgcgtcaggtagtcgaggcccagcacgcacggctcgtctcgatcggcgacgtccatcggccggcgctccacagcgctgcctacgccgatccgagcctccactgggccctcagactgcacgcagtgccccgtgacgccacacagcctctgtggcgcgtcctggagtcgcgtagcggccagcatgtcaggccgccccaaggtcctctcggcgctccccaccaagcggcctggctcgtccactgagccccgtagcgctgttgtcagctgcagcgccttctcatcctcgccccagccctgggcagcagctggcatcttgaactgggcctcccatgccaacttcccgtcgtgccccgctggcttaagcctccctgagcacggtgaggccgaggggccgcagagaggagcgggcggaccacgtgggctgcaagccggccggcatggcggagagggaggcggtgagagaggcaacaaggcagggttaatgggtccgactccagcaccagctggacccaagggagcgactccgacggctccccagcctcctgcagcctccaccggctccgccacgacgccaccaggcttcaggggcccttgccaggggccccacgcggagccccgccagtccgccacccgtgcacccgccgccagcacacgtgacacttcttgttcctccccgcaccacgttgccacctctcgctgctgccatgggagagagagcggactacgtgacctgcgagccggctggcatggaggagagggagggggtgagggaggcaacgaggcgggggctccccgacctcctgcggcagctactggttccgccacgacgctaccaggctccaggagtccttgccaggagccccagataggcccctgcaggaccgccgccccggcgcttcttgccagaactgagccttcttcctccgcgtgcgacggtgccacctctcgcagctgcgtctccgcctccctcaggcctcggacctcgccttcctgggtccgcacctcctccagccgttcactcctcgcgctgtcgcagccgtggtcggtgtactgctgggtttccaccttcagcgacgagaaacagctctggagga
This is a stretch of genomic DNA from Eriocheir sinensis breed Jianghai 21 chromosome 10, ASM2467909v1, whole genome shotgun sequence. It encodes these proteins:
- the LOC126996451 gene encoding uncharacterized protein C16orf52 homolog A-like, with the translated sequence MDKLTIISGALFLAADIFAVVSLAMPDWIVSDIGGDTRLGLLWTCETLYNRSQVCYATSLGGAWLVTLGCVLLGCLCVTATIILLALSHCRLSTSIMTYARWVGFTAMVLFCLAAVVFPMGFYVEEIGGEPYQLPNSFQVGYSYIFFVLALWMTVVSELFAGKVCLPHF